CTGCAGGATTCCTGGCATGTCAAGGGTAGGTAAGGTTTTTCGCGTTGCATCGAATTAAACCACATCATCCACCGCTTGTGCGGGTCCCCGTCAATTCCTTTGAGTTTCAACCTTGCGGCCGTACTCCCCAGGCGGTCAACTTCACGCGTTAGCTTCGTTACTGAACAGCAAGCCGTCCAACAACTAGTTGACATCGTTTAGGGCGTGGACTACCAGGGTATCTAATCCTGTTTGCTCCCCACGCTTTCGTGCATGAGCGTCAGTGCAGGCCCAGGAGATTGCCTTCGCCATCGGTGTTCCTCCGCATATCTACGCATTTCACTGCTACACGCGGAATTCCATCTCCCTCTGCCGCACTCTAGCCGTGCAGTCACAAATGCAGTTCCCAGGTTGAGCCCGGGGATTTCACATCTGTCTTGCACAACCGCCTGCGCACGCTTTACGCCCAGTAATTCCGATTAACGCTTGCACCCTACGTATTACCGCGGCTGCTGGCACGTAGTTAGCCGGTGCTTATTCTTCAGGTACCGTCATCACTCCGAGGTATTAGCCCAGAGCTTTTCTTCCCTGACAAAAGCGGTTTACAACCCGAAGGCCTTCTTCCCGCACGCGGCATGGCTGGATCAGGCTTGCGCCCATTGTCCAAAATTCCCCACTGCTGCCTCCCGTAGGAGTCTGGGCCGTGTCTCAGTCCCAGTGTGGCTGGTCGTCCTCTCAGACCAGCTACAGATCGTTGCCTTGGTAGGCCTTTACCCCACCAACTAGCTAATCTGACATCGGCCGCTCCAATAGCGCGAGGTCTTGCGATCCCCCGCTTTCACCCTCAGGTCGTATGCGGTATTAATCCGGCTTTCGCCGGGCTATCCCCCACTACTGGGCACGTTCCGATGTATTACTCACCCGTTCGCCACTCGCCACCAGGATTGCTCCCGTGCTGCCGTTCGACTTGCATGTGTAAGGCATGCCGCCAGCGTTCAATCTGAGCCAGGATCAAACTCTTCAGTTCGATCTTGAATTTCGCTCAAAGAATTGAAGTGAACTTCACTTCCATGAGCGTTTAAAGTCTTTCGACCTGATCTGCAGTTACCCACAGATCTTGGCACTCGCCTTCAAACGCCCACGCTTATCGGCTGTTATTTGTTAAAGAGCTTGCTGCTCCAACCCTGCTATCCTTGCCGCATTCGCAGCACCTCAGCTTCGTCGTCAGCGCTGATTTCGTCTTTCGTCGTTATCAGCAGAGAGGCGAGATTTTGACGTTTTCTTTAAACCCTGTCAAGCACTCGGCTCATTTATTTTTCGCTGCCACTTTCTTTCTTTTCAGAAACCGCCGCCTCCACCCCACTCACCAGCTTCCCGGTTCGTTTCGTCTGCAGCGCCGTGATCAGCGAGGGCGTGACTTTAACAAAGTTTTTGCTTCGTGCAAGCAATTTTTTCGCGCTTCGCGAAAAGAATCGAGGGCGGCGTTTCTCGCCATCCGGCGTAACGCGCGCCCTGCCACCACAGCCTCACCTGACACGGGCTTGGGGCTCAGCGTCCCTTTGAACGTCGGCGACTTCAACCCTGGCGATAGAAGTAGTAGGCCGCCTCATAAGGAATGCGCCGCACTTGCCCCACTCGTGCGGCATCGCAGCCATCTGCCGGGGCCTTGCCGCCGACCGTCGACAGGCGCTGGATATGGCTGGTGCGGGCCAGACGGCCCTCTTGCGGTTCCGCCTGGCCGACGAGCAGCAACCACGGTATGGCTCCTGAGTCAGGTGCGTCGCTACGGGCGGCGACCGCGCCGACCACCTTGCTGCCGTCATCGGCCTCCCACGTCGGTCCGGCGTAGTGGGTGCCGATCTTCTTGCCAGCAGCATCGAACAGCTCGGCTTCAGGTGCGGTGAAGGCCCACGCGTAGTGCGCCGGGTTGTCCTTGGCGGCGGCACAGGTGTAGATCTGAACACCGGTGGCCCGGGTCATGAGGGTAAGCACGGCGGAGGCCGAGGGTCGCAGTTCCTGCGGAACAGTCGGCGGCTCGGGGGGGCGACTGGCACAGGCGGCCAACGCAAGGGTCGCCAGGAGGCAGGCGGGACGGTAGGTCACGGGAATTCCTTTCCAAAGGTGGGCTGCCCCGACACGCCGGAACCCGAGCAAGGCAACGGCCGGACGAGCAGGAGCGGGAAGCGCCGGCGCGCTGGCAGGCCGACGGCTCGGCCTGGCACCGCCCACTTCATTGGCGCCGATCTTTCAGCGGGTGTGTGCCGGCAACCGAAGGCCTTGCACGAGGCGCGAACCCGGCGCCGCGGCCGCGCTCGCTCCGTCGCGGCCTCGGTTTGCGCAGAGGCCGGCACAGCCGGCGCCAGGTCCACACGCTCCGTGCCGGACCACCCGACCCGACATGATGCCCTCGTCCTGTGGCGTAGTTCATGGTTTGCAGGGCCTGGCTACGGGAAAGCGCGGTGCGCTGCGGCTTGACCCCCTTCCACAATGGCTGGGCTGTTCAAGGGAGTGTCACTTGAAATACACCAAAACAAGCCAGGGGGCCGAGGTCATCAAGTCGCGCAGCATGCCGCTGGGCCCTCGACTGCGTACCTTGCTGCTGCTGTGCGATGGACAACGGTCCGACACCGAGGTGCTGGCGACCACCCAGGGGATGGGCGCGAGCGCGGCCGACATGCAGGAGCTGCTGGCGCTGGGCCTGATCGAAGCAGTGGGCGGCACACCGCGTAGCATCGGCACGCCCGCAGCGGCAAGCAGCACCTCGCGTCCCGCCGCGGGCGACCCGGCGCCCGTGACGCCGGCGGCCGGCGTGCCGGCCGACCGATACCAGCTGGCGTACCGCATGGCCACGCAGTTCACCTCCGAACTGGGCCTGCGCGGCTTCCGGCTTCAGCTGGCGGTGGAGTCGGCGATGAACTTGAAGGACCTGCAGGATCTGGCGCCGCGCATCAAGGACGCCCTGATCGCCGCGCACGGCCCGATCAAGGGGGCCGACAAGGCGCACGAGTTCGAGCAAGTGCTCAGCGGCGGCTGAGAGGCCAGGGCCGGCACCGTTCGCCCCGGCGCCCGGGCGCCGCGCCGCCGTGCCCCTCAGCCTCAGCCTCAGCCTCAGCCGTTGCCGCCGCTGGCGGCGCGCTGCAGCTCGCGCAGCACATCCAGCGCCTTCTCGGCACTGGCCCATGGCACGAACAACTGGTCGTGCCTGGCGGCAGCGACACATTGCAGCTGATGCCCGCCTGCCCCAGCGCGGAGGCGAAGGCGGCCGTCAAGCCCACGGCATGCAGGTCGGACGGCACCCGGAGGGTGATCCACGCGGCCCTGAACAAGGCTGGCCAGCCGCGTTGCCGGGCCTCGCCCTCCTCGACGATCACCGTCCAGCCTTCCGCCTCGCGGAAGGTGCCCAGCACCGTCTTGCCTTCTGGCGGGCGCGCCTGGGGCAGGCAGCAGTACACATACACGCCTTCGTTGAGCACC
This genomic stretch from Eleftheria terrae harbors:
- a CDS encoding DUF3455 domain-containing protein, which gives rise to MTRATGVQIYTCAAAKDNPAHYAWAFTAPEAELFDAAGKKIGTHYAGPTWEADDGSKVVGAVAARSDAPDSGAIPWLLLVGQAEPQEGRLARTSHIQRLSTVGGKAPADGCDAARVGQVRRIPYEAAYYFYRQG